The region aattatttaataatttaaatgaCAAAGATTTTTTGGTcttgtaatatttttcaatccgaTTTTTATTCGTGGgactttattatttcattaccTCCGAATATGTCTGTATACTTTGTAGTGAAGTTTTAACACATGGATAAATGGATTAATTATAGCAATACAAAGTAAATAATTTATGCACTATGTTGTTTTGAACAACATTAAGACTgtattttgaacttttttcgGAATGTGTCAGTTCTTGCTTCCCTCCAGTATTCTTGTATTTGATATCGCAACTCGTTCAACCTCTGACCTTTAAATTATCGAATAACTCCAAGATCTCTCTACCGGACCTCAACATCCCAAATCGATAatacaaatataatttaatcaagaattaaCTTACAATTTCAAGATGTTGATTCTTGAAAAACCTCCTCCCTCAAACTTTCCCCCACATTGTTCCAACACTTTAAAAAAGGACAAACGCACCGCAATAAAAACGAACGAACGGAACTTTTCACATCaaatcaaatattcgaatttcgtCGACTTGTAACGTACAGTTTTATGGGGGACAATAACAACCCAACCTTACAACCATGCATGTAGCCGAGCTCCCGTACTTGTGTACAGTTTCTGATCAACTTAGGCACCTCGACGTCAGTCGGAGCATCCCGACGACCTGGTATTGATCCCGCAGAACCCGCGAACGTGTTCCAGCCTGCAACTGATGAAGTCCGCGGGAGTGCGGATAGTTTTTGTTTGAAGAAGATGACTACCGGGCTTGCTATCTCTTCTGGACATTTtgtattcaaaagaaaaataaagggtgtGTGTCAACTATGCATCACATATGAAAAGTTTAACATACTCAAAAGATGTATTTAGGTAGTTATATAACAGTGGCGGCTTGCCTTATGATGAAGGTGAGGCAGTGCCTCACCAAATAAATTCTAGAATCGCACGTATATTAatagaatattttattaatccgtTTCAGCCTCAATTTCAAATCATTCGGTACGGCACTGGGCCTCTGTTCCATAATATCCATCTCGCGATTCTTGTATATTCATCTCACTCTTTAAGAAATAAACGGTCTACGGCATGCCTAACGCACTTCCTTGTCTAGCGCTTTATCCACTTCGGCGCGGcgagaaattgagaatattttaaCGCCTTTGAAGGCAGCGTCTAAAAATAGATTTGAGGCATGCCGATACTGCAGGGCGAACTGCAGCATCTTGTGTCTTAAGGTtttgacaaaaacagaaatcccatcaaatttgtatgaaaaaacctgcaggtcgcaaagcgatagcttcaggcgttctggagttatggccgaaagaagacacaatatagtttttcagtgcatcagttgaagaatatcttttttcggccataactccagaagctatcgctttgcgacctgcaggttttttcatacaaattcgatgggatttctgtttctgtcagcacttaaagacacaatttggtttttcgcagtgcatcagttgaagaatatcttctttcggccataacttcagaacgcctgaaactatcgctttgcgacctttaggttttttcatgcaaattcgatggaatttctgtttctgttaagaaaatcctatcattacatttgaaatttcggagtaaaatgaacaaaacaatgaacttctgacttagcgccctcTATCGAAagcagaaaaaacaaatttatcattagtatattttgtcctcaatcaacaagatattatctttcagacgagatctaatttgctcaaaaatgttgagccaaactgaagttacaggcatttcaatcagacagatttctcccttccccctacccttatttgatgtcgtaaaatcgaaagtgacaattcataAAGGTAGAGAATTTTGCAAgcattacagtgatgatattttttcttcaacttcatatgaaacattttcgagtaaaattcatttttctactcgacgatagctattacgccccctagcggtacaggtatgaacttcaaaacaatttccagtgtgttttcttgtactctgtagtggtaaaaatttttaccgcaagtctctaagattagtggatcctgagatatagccgcttacctcgcttatttgcccatcctgtacatGTTGAGGAATTAAGATATTCCGATAAACCTAAGACGTATTGGGAACAATTTGTTAAGCTTGTTGACTCTGCTTGACTAAATTATTGATGTTCAGGTAGGTTTAGTTACTGATTTATTGGAtgcttaattgaaaaaaaaaatgaaaaattaaaaaaaaaatttaccatgatttcaataaaagttGCTATACGAACTATTCAAACACAAACATCCTTTTTCCTGGAGTTAACACCAGTAATATTTTATGAACCTTGAGTaagaaataaattgaaaggAGTTTAGTGAAAAACTGAATTCtacaaattttatttatttttgattaatattATAAGCAAAATCAATGCCATATTATGAGTATATAACCAGTCAACTATATCAAGATAATAAAACTATAGATTAGATAAgaattaaatatttgattgtatcagtataattataaaaaaaaatttgtaagatTTAAAAAATGACTCAATTATTTCGGTAACAATAATAAGTTATGCGTATCTCAAAGTTAATCCAgagagaaaaaattaattactcaaaattCGAGCTCATCATTGATATCACACAGTATAAAAAACTAGCTTTATGCatctatataatatatattcattaaaCTATATAGATGCCAGATCACAACACTTCACAAGTACacatatttattcaatataaaagcTTGACTTTATTCTATCTATAAAGTAACTTATTTTCATTGTTGAATGTTAGATTTGTTCAAATAACCGTCTTTCACAAAACTAACAAGTCTTATAGCACTAATCAGGAAGAGAACTCTTAATCTTCAACaatggaaataataatatttcataatctGCGCTAGCATTATAAAGAATCAGGCAGACAAGAATTATAGTGATTTCAGACTATTAtcaatttgaatgatttttttactTCTCGGGATAAAATAACTACATTTATTTTATCCCCTGCTTTTTTCAACTTTCCCAGCCTCACACAATTTTAAggaaatttgaggaaaaaacCTGATAAATCAGATGTGAattaatatacaatatacatacCCTAATTAATCATACAAGGGTCAATTATTAAGAGCAAAtataattatatacaatacttcACTCAGGATAActtcaatttaaaataaaaactcaTTTTTGATTAATAGGATGCTAAAATTACAAAAGTGATTGAGGCTAAGAAAGTTATTGAGTTAAGGGAAACTTAGTGCACAGAATGAAGGATTTCGAAGGTCAACAGTGCAAGTAATTGAACTGCTCAATTCGTTGAAATTGAAAGCTTTGTTGTCATTGTCATAAGAAATAAGTAGTGATTATGCAAAATCATTTGTGATAATAGTTTTTGATGGTTTGTTACATATTTTTACAGAAAGTCAGCAAATAAGGAATTactgttttttttattcgaagtgatttttataagaaaattaaataataaacacTTGTAAGGGCATTCCTTATTCAGCACAATAATTTTCCCTATAATTTGTTCTATCTCAGGTGATTTCATGAAGAACACTACCTATTTGTATttaaatatatatgtatatgtattagGCACAAAATTATACTCTTTACAACCTCCACTTTgtttataatatataaataaatttgaatacaTTGCAAATATTGTATCGGGAACTCAAGTTTCACAACTCACAAGTTTCATGttaaataattttatcataagaACTGATGTATCTGTGATAAGTTGTATAAAATTCATATTTGTTATATTCAAATTCAGATGAATAAAGACTTCTTATGAATTTTGACAATACATCATTCTTATGAATTTCAATCCATCGCTGATATTAGgttttgaatttattgaatCATTAAGGGACTGCTACTTTTAATGCTTTTAATTATTATTGCAGAAAATTATTTGCTATTATCCCAAAAAGCCATAATAAACTGTTTTCTAAGATATTATCCCCGAATATGTCGATTTTGTGCATGGTTTTCTACTCAAAACCGCTTTAAACCTAAGAAATTGTCATGTTTTCGAGAATTCCATGAGGCTATATTGAAAAAGATATCTTACATCATTGCTTGTTTGAAATATGATATTTGTTGATTACTTCTTCAATCGTAGCCTCAACTCTTCAATACCATCTATAAGCAAATGATGTTGGAGAAAATTAATTAACTTTACAATTCAATTTGAACAAATGTTAgcttcaaattttcataaagaaaattgcaaataaaatgaattttttctctGAGATTATTGAAGGCAACACATTTTTAtcgatattcaaaataaatatgtttattatgATACTCCAGTCGTTTCAAGAGAAAACTCCAGTTAATTGAATAAAAGTTCAATAATAACTCACACATGAAGAATCAGACATCTTATATTTTTTCACAATGTGGTCTGATCATAAAGAATTGAAACTTAAATATtgataaatataaattcatCATTAGTCTGGAGTCTAGTTTAAATGGTCTCAATCTGACAGAGATCACAGTTTTGTACTCTTTGATAGGGATTATTTTACTTCATACATTACTTAATACGGTAAAAGTGATATAGTCAAATTAATTGCTCTTATCAAGTACATATTAAGATATGTGGTGATTGTAATATTGATTCATTGTTCTTCAATGTCAGCAATAATTGAAGTACGTAATTAAGAATTCAGTACATGTGAGCATATCCGCTGACAAATCATTTATAGAATGATTGTTAAAGATGGCAGTTATAATATCCAATTTATTACTCTCATAGCTAAGATCATTGTTATATCAATAAAAACGTGTCACAGTAAGCAAATATCTTTTTGGATTGCATAGAAGCCTTTCTCATATCTACTTCAGCTTCACTTAAATGCCCTATTCATtttaatatgaaatataaataattcatgaCTAGATAGTAACACATCACAAATGAGTAAAATATCACTTATATCAATGGTAACATTACAATTATTTGGAATGCAAATCGAGAATATCaagtaaaaaaattttgatggaGTAAATGTTCAACTAAATGAAATCaggattttaaaaattattaattaattcgtaaaaaattatttataattttaacacCGTCAATCAGACAAGATACTAAGGTGCTAGATTAATTTTTATGTATGTCTTGGTTGAACTACTGTATTGTTATTAAGACGAATTGGATTTTCACTGTTGCAATTTTCATCTGCTTGAATTGGCTCATTTGGGTTTCCATCAAAAACTGGATTGAGAATAATATTGGGAACCAGCTCAATAATTTCTTGTTCTTCTGCAACCACTAAATAAATGCTACTTAATACATGTAACATCAGGGAGAACTtagtatgaaatattttgatttcatcTCTGTATATGGGAATGCCTTTAAAGCTTACAGAGGAAAAATTCTATGAATTCGTTTTTGATGCTAATTTGGTTGCACTTACCACTTGGCATCCGGCATTCTTGGTAAAGTAGAAAGCAGGTTCCAAGTCCCAGCAAAATCAATGTCCCCATTACTATTCCCACTGCAACTGCCCAAGCTCTGGTATCAAATTCATCAGCACCTGCTAACAATTGTCGAGCTAATTCTACAAAataaacaacaacaaacaagtCACATTGACATATCCACGACATCTAAAAGATCTAACAAAATAGATTAGAAATAGAGTAGGAGGAGTGGAAAAGACACAATTCATTCCAGAAGCAATCAACAGTGAGGTTTCAGACTCAATGATAGGTTATCATTATTTTTGGGAGAAAAGATATAAAGCCAAGAATGAGTTAAATATATCCAAGTTTTATTACAGAATACTAGAGGAGTAATGATTCTTGACTACGGTTTTCATTGCCACAAATATCTACTCTTTTCATAGTAATCGAAAAGCACCAACCTCTATTTATATTTCATCTAATAAATGAAGgaaaatagaaagaaataataagcaaaccattttgagaaaaaaaattgaaatatatcattCATATAAGAATGAATCAAAGTTAAAATACTGTGCCAACAAATGTGACATTTGCTTCTAAATATGTCAACAATCTACAGTAAGTTGTTTTTGTTCTTGTAACACTTTTATCTCTTGAGAAGTTCAGCTTTATGTAGAattgtagaaagattcgtctttgttttgaaaagtattcaaaaattttgaaatacttcttttgaagcttggtaatCAACCTTATTGCTTGAGAACTATGTGATAAAAATATTTACAGTCACATAGGGTATATATTTATGGTTTTCAAGATGTTTAGCATGatgagtttttttcaatattaataaaggAATTATACTACTAATAAACTCAGTTTTCTGCGATTCCAGAGCAATCAAGGTCCTATGGTTGGTACAAATTCTTACAAAGGTGTTACTTAATATATTCTAAATTGTTTACTTAAAGACCAAAATCACTTTTTTGGTAATAGTCAAGCTCAATTCGGAGATTGTTTATGAAATTGGCCAATGAACAAAAATCTATTCTCAATGAGAAGAGGAGAAAATGTTTTTATGACTTTCCCATAAAACAGAAAGCAAGAATTGATTGTAAATACCTTATTTAATCATTGAGGCTTTATTCTAACTACTTGGGAAACTATTATAAAATTAGCATTGAGAGTATATGCAACTATTACTAACAATCCTCACTACTGATATACATTAGCACAAGATGACAAATTTTGAGGGAGTTATGTTTATACATTATCATTCATGTTTCCAAACAATTAGTTACCTTCCTCTGAATAATATCCTTTTGTGGTAGATACAATCTGCGTTACCTCACCTCTTCCTAATTGATTAGTAGCCCACACTTTGAATTCATAAGAAGTGTTGGGCTGTAGACCATACACGTCAATTTGACGCTGAAAATGTCGATTTATTATTGCCCTGATCTTGCGTAGCTCAGatatttcaacataaaaatGATGGAATCATTTCTTATGTTGTAACGGCAAAGATCAATCATATATCAGAATCAAAGTATTTGTAACGGTATTAGAGTAGAATACATTTTCTGAGAAGGAATAAAGTGACAGAAGCCCTGTTCAACCTATATaagattaattattactcatATACAACTTGTTagccaaaattttcaatttcaagccATTTATTGGAATAAATATTACTTACCGAACTTGGAGTGATGTGGTTGGGAGGTATAGGGATCCATTTATTGTCTGTATCAGCTAAACGGAATTGTGCAGTGAAGTTCATAATGGGGTATCCACCTGTACCATTGACTTCCCATACTATAACAGCTAATATGGTACTAGGAACTACTTTTACATTTGCCAAAGCAGGAGGTGGTGCTAAAAGAAAACAATTATTTAACAAGTGGTTCATATTTTGTTTCAACAATTATGTTATAGGAGTTGTAAATGTAACAAATATAATACTCTTTCATGAGTATAAAAGACTAGGAACTTCACACATAGGGGTTGGACATTACAAATTTTAATGTTATCTGTATAAAATGTAAAAATGCAATATTCAATAGCATTGTATTCAAAGAACTATGGTAGAATGGGCATAATATGGTTTTAAAATATTTACTTACTTCTAACAGTTACATTTATAAGGGTCTTTTCATCCGTTACAACATTTTCCCGGGAGCATGAATACAAACCACTATCGTCTTTATCAACTGTTTTCAAAAACAAAGATCCATTTGTCAAAACAGTTGAACGGTTGCTTTGTCGGTCCTCTCGACCCTCCCTTACCCACATCACATCTGATTGATAATAAGGGCATCTTAATGTTAAATTTTTTCCCCTATCTACATAGTACTGTTTGATTTCTGCACCTAGAATACAAACTATTCAATGATagaatttttacaaattttggtTTTATTACATTTAATCGATATTAAAAATAGAAGAAGATATAAAATTGGTTCTCGTTCAATATACATAATTCCATATTACCgcattaatataaaaatatttcaactatcAGTATTCACAATCAcaatatttttctgatgtttATACATCATTTTACACTTGACAAACGTAGAAAATGTAAGTGCATCTCACATGCACAAATTTGCTGCACACATTGTCAAATATTTCGCGCACCAACTATCGAATGATGACCCGCGATTGGTTACATTTGTCAAACGCCCACAAACATTTACACTTTGCGCAATTATTGATCCCGGCGCGAAATTCGGGGGTTCGTTCCTGAAttgtaatattttattgttttctctGCTACTGataattgattgaattaattGTTTGGAATTTATTATTCTAAGCAGCACTCGCATATCATTAAGGTTCTTCCAAATCAGTCTTCACCTTCACCTTCGCGCGTGTGCGTTTTTTTATGTCgcataatgaaaaattgttcgacCAATTGTTTGAGCAGTTGATAGTTGATTCAAATCAACAGTGTGTGATTTACAGACATATGATAATAAAAACTAGGAACAGACACAATTACACCTTTTAATGTTTTActaaaatatttatgttaatAATTCCGGTTTAACGCATAAATTGTATCACAAAAGTGAATTCAGATAGTTATTTGCAAATATGTTTTCAAAATTGTTAGCTGCATTAAAATTATCAACTAGAGCTGCCTATAATTCGaaagttttcatgaaaatttagtAACTGGAAATATCCTCAAGTAGGATCCGCCTCCATTCTTTTAATGTGTCAGCCTCCGCCTCGATCGTTGTGGTTACCACCCGGTAGATGGCGTTTTATAAAGGCACTACTGGCGAACTGCAGGCTGCTGCATGGGCGTAGCCAGAAGGGGGGTTTAGGGAATAACTTATCGAAACGTCGGAGttgaaaatattactttttaAATTAAGCGTGCACCCCTTCCTACTATgtaaattgaattctaaacGCTCAAATCGTTGTTCGACCGCATAATAAGAAAATAGTAAACCCGAAAATTCAGCTTCCTAGTTCCTATACGTCACAAGCCGCTGATAGAACGTCAGTTAGTAACCGTGGCAATTGTTCTCCATTGGTTTCCATACAATAATACAATCTTGACTGAAAACCGTCTCTAACTTAGTTAAACATAGTTGGAGTTATTTGACGACTCTCATTTACTATTACAAAAATCTTAGACTAAAAGATGTCCCAACAACAAGAAGTCCAGGGTTTTTTTTGCGAAAACGGTTCatcaaaattacttttttcctaTACCATTGTAAAAAGGCTTCCAAGACCTTTCAAATGAAGTATCGATCAACCCCTCTTCctcattcaattttgaagggTCGAAGCGCCTCCTTATAGGGGGTTGCTCGTTCAAGCCTCAAAATACGTCAAAAGAtgtctcataaagctccacatagcaacaataaacacagcaatcggtggcctagaggctaagagggtagactcactcaccgagttgcgacaaggtgccgggttcgagtcccggcggctcccgataataataaattccccaagcgtctgtgacacggcacacacaaatataccaaagtcacactgatgagtccggtgtgtgtgccagggacgaaacgcataagtaggcatatgtgaaatcctgcATATGTCCCTCAAGCAAAATCATTCGATTTGTTTCGGGAAATTTTATCAATCACTATGGGATAAGAAATATACGAAGTGGCTCGTCTGAgatagaacaccctgtacacgCGAAATATCAACTCAATAGGATCTGTAACCGCGAAAATATAACTTTTCAGACTGATCATCATCATCAGTGGGTCGAACTTAATCGATTGAGACCATGCCTAGcacaaaatgttgaaattacAGACTgcgtgacgaaatgataaagcCATCTATTCGGAGAATGAGCGCTGAAAAATTAGTTTGACAGAAACAGACAGTTTTAGGCTCACGCTGTAATACTGCGACTTAAAAAACCTCTGAATATGTCTACTGCAATTGGTGAAATGTTATGTGAAGAACAGTCTAGGCCACTTCTAAAATCCTGATTTTTGCATTCTGTTGAAAGGTCCTTcaatgaaaatcaatttttgcaTTCTGTTGAAAGCATTAAATGAACCTTGGTTTGGTACTCCAGACATGTCCACTCATGGCAAGTGGTACCTCGAAAATTGTTAGAGCAGATAGTACAAAATAGTTGTTTCCAATTGAAATTAAACTATAAAAATGAGTCGTCACATACATGGGAGCCCGCAGGGGGGGACCAGGGGGGGGGGGCAtggcccccctgagattttgattgcctgatttttcagcacaacaccctcaatattactttctcaatcgaAGGGAttggaaaaaaagaaagaaatggattcacaacaaatttccggttttcaatgacaatcatggacgcctttatcgtttatcaataattttcattttgccccccctgagaataatttctgcgggcgcccatgcatgGTCACATACTTGCTAACCGTAAGTATCTCATCTTGGCTATTTCTGATCGAGTGACACTCCAACAATTGATAGAAGATAGATAGATTAGATAAGTAAATATAGGTTGCTTAAAAACATTTGTCACGCGTTTCAAACAAAACTTGTATACAAAAAATGAAGCAAAACAGTTCTTATATCGATTTATTTTTAGTGGTGCTTTTGTGCCATTCCGGCTGTTGTTTACCGGTAGAATATGGAGATTTCAATTTCGACTATCTGCTATTCGATCAACACTGGCCAATCACCGAGTGTTGGCACTGGAAAAGTCTGAATACTTCAAACTCCTGTTCATTACCCCAAGTTCAAAACGCCTTCTTTGTGCATGGATTGTGGCCTTCACAAAGTGGTACCAAAGGTCCGAATAATTGCAGCAATCAGCCCAAATTCGATCGCAAAGCGTTGGACCCCATTCTCAGCAGATTGAAACAAAGGTGGGCGAATATACATGGAGGAACAGATGACTATAGTTTTTGGTCTCACGAATGGAAGAAACATGGAACTTGCGCCCAAGTGTTGGAACCTTTCAACAGTGAATTGAAGTATTTTAAAGGATCCTTGGATCTGAATGCTCTCTATGACGTTTATGGTGCTTTAGCTGAATATGGGATCAAACCTGCAACCCAGTCGTATGCTGTGGACGATGTACTTAACGCTGTCATGAAGAAATTTGGAAAAGCTCCTCAGATTTATTGCCTGATTAGTAAAGGTCAAGTTTTATTGCATTCAGTCAGGCTGTGTTTCGATAGGAATATCAAACTCATCGACTGTTCATCTGTTGGTGTGAGTGCCAAGAATTGTGGTGGAAAAAAGACTCTACAGTACTTGAACAAAATTACCGTGGACTAGTTATTGTATGGTGTATTTTGAAGGGGTTTTATGATTAGCAGAATGAACTACTTGTTATCTGATCTATTTATAAATTAAAAGCAATAACATTGATAATAAAATGAGCTGTGGTCCAGAGAATATCCCAACTTAAATGCTCAAGAAACATATAAGATGTGTTTTTCAAACCTTTGTTGTATATCTATAACTTAATtttgaaaacaagaaaattcCTTGAAACATGGAAGGTATTTGTTCACTATTTAAGTGCTTACATTAGAAAAATCAAACCCATTGCCCTAATTTCTGTCTTTTTCAAGTTGTTTGAGATTGTGCTCTTCGAATTGATATATTCACATTTGTATTCAATAAATTAACTGAATATCAACATGGTTTCATGCAATAGGAAGAGCACAGTCACAAATTTTTGCACAGTATGTGTAGGATTGTTTAtatacaataaaaaacagaTCTATGTGATTTTTAGTAGAACTTTCGACAGAGAATCATGATTTTGAGAAAGTTGAGTCGTTTTGGTATTTTACCGAATATACCAACCAATTTTGTTGAAGTTATTTTCTTGATAAGAGGATGATATGTGAAATTCAAAGGCGtcaaatcatttcaaattgtagTAGGGTCAGGAGTACCTCAGGATTCTAATTTGGGATCTCTTTTattcctcatttttattaaaGACGAATGCACACTGCTGATAAATACATAAATGAATTATGCGaatgtttttttcaatcaaatttataGGAGTCAGTTGAACGAGTcacattttatattttcatatcatgatgagtatttattttatagagTCATAGTGTTAAGGTCGTAGATATGGGGGTACAGACTTccaaaatataacattttaGTATTCTCGCCAAGATAACCTGACGAAGTTTTTTGTTGAAGTGCTTGGAGTTATTCATTAGtatcatattttcaatttatattaccaacatcaaattttgttcattctGGTGCCAAATACTAACttgatttttgattttcatccaaattcagaaaatgtaaagtatgAAAACTCCAAATGAAAGACACACACATGCAATAGCTCTAAAAACCTCCACATCTTAGGCATATCTTCTGAAAATAGGCTCATCTGGAAAGGGTTTAGTGGCTCtgtctgcccgagaggtggcgttatgggttTCGCGACATACTCTAGTGCGGCCCTGGCGGTTTTATATGGAACACCGCATTGCAACAGGGTCAACACTCACTCCACCACGATGGAGTggaaaaataaagaaagaatCCTCAAAGAGGAATCTTAAAGAAgttgcattttttcaaattcaatatatcaatGTTCAGACTTCAATCCAACGAAAAATTCTGGCAGGAAACTTTGAGCTAGGCTTATAGATTTATTATGGTTATCATATTGGGGGATCAAACTAGTAACagatttataaaaatattttattcatatctaCATACTTTGGTCGATATTATTATAGAGTAcctaatattataataatttcatcattttctcaCTACGTCCACAATAAATGTTCGTATTTGCATTGGATTGAGCCTAATTTCGAATTCATCTTCAGCATTCACAACTATATATCTAGGATTCCTTTCGAAATTAAC is a window of Harmonia axyridis chromosome 2, icHarAxyr1.1, whole genome shotgun sequence DNA encoding:
- the LOC123672886 gene encoding protein turtle homolog A isoform X2, which produces MYIEREPILYLLLFLISIKCAEIKQYYVDRGKNLTLRCPYYQSDVMWVREGREDRQSNRSTVLTNGSLFLKTVDKDDSGLYSCSRENVVTDEKTLINVTVRTPPPALANVKVVPSTILAVIVWEVNGTGGYPIMNFTAQFRLADTDNKWIPIPPNHITPSSRQIDVYGLQPNTSYEFKVWATNQLGRGEVTQIVSTTKGYYSEEAGADEFDTRAWAVAVGIVMGTLILLGLGTCFLLYQECRMPSVVAEEQEIIELVPNIILNPVFDGNPNEPIQADENCNSENPIRLNNNTVVQPRHT
- the LOC123672886 gene encoding protein turtle homolog A isoform X3, with the protein product MYIEREPILYLLLFLISIKCAEIKQYYVDRGKNLTLRCPYYQSDVMWVREGREDRQSNRSTVLTNGSLFLKTVDKDDSGLYSCSRENVVTDEKTLINVTVRTPPPALANVKVVPSTILAVIVWEVNGTGGYPIMNFTAQFRLADTDNKWIPIPPNHITPSSRQIDVYGLQPNTSYEFKVWATNQLGRGEVTQIVSTTKGYYSEEGADEFDTRAWAVAVGIVMGTLILLGLGTCFLLYQECRMPSVVAEEQEIIELVPNIILNPVFDGNPNEPIQADENCNSENPIRLNNNTVVQPRHT
- the LOC123672886 gene encoding protein turtle homolog A isoform X1; amino-acid sequence: MYIEREPILYLLLFLISIKCAEIKQYYVDRGKNLTLRCPYYQSDVMWVREGREDRQSNRSTVLTNGSLFLKTVDKDDSGLYSCSRENVVTDEKTLINVTVRTPPPALANVKVVPSTILAVIVWEVNGTGGYPIMNFTAQFRLADTDNKWIPIPPNHITPSSRQIDVYGLQPNTSYEFKVWATNQLGRGEVTQIVSTTKGYYSEEELARQLLAGADEFDTRAWAVAVGIVMGTLILLGLGTCFLLYQECRMPSVVAEEQEIIELVPNIILNPVFDGNPNEPIQADENCNSENPIRLNNNTVVQPRHT
- the LOC123672177 gene encoding ribonuclease Oy-like, yielding MKQNSSYIDLFLVVLLCHSGCCLPVEYGDFNFDYLLFDQHWPITECWHWKSLNTSNSCSLPQVQNAFFVHGLWPSQSGTKGPNNCSNQPKFDRKALDPILSRLKQRWANIHGGTDDYSFWSHEWKKHGTCAQVLEPFNSELKYFKGSLDLNALYDVYGALAEYGIKPATQSYAVDDVLNAVMKKFGKAPQIYCLISKGQVLLHSVRLCFDRNIKLIDCSSVGVSAKNCGGKKTLQYLNKITVD